In candidate division KSB1 bacterium, a single genomic region encodes these proteins:
- the prmA gene encoding 50S ribosomal protein L11 methyltransferase: MKRETEKRRTEKWTNRRSGEDRQYVMNNPQPTSKFWHKLTIAVKPPLTEIIASTLFEFGAEGIEEVSDVIIAYFSTEKDIEHIRRKCQKQLEFANQALAINEGFNIQIDKVYPEDWQENWKEFFKSIIIGSRMVITPSWETIQPKPGQIVITIDPQQAFGTGGHETTRLMLNAMLEFLRPGMRVLDAGTGSGILAIAAAKLGASFTTGFDIDEVAVQTAKTNAVLNEVKSILFFVSDQANFKIGMKTFDLILANMLSSKLLLLIPQLVPFLEPNRGRFILSGFLIEEKTEVTGILKQNGLLVIQGKSKNEWLSFICRVEK; encoded by the coding sequence GTGAAACGTGAGACGGAAAAAAGAAGAACCGAGAAATGGACAAATAGGAGAAGCGGAGAAGATAGGCAATATGTTATGAACAACCCCCAACCCACCTCCAAATTCTGGCATAAACTCACCATTGCAGTCAAACCACCCCTCACCGAAATCATTGCTAGTACTTTGTTCGAATTTGGAGCTGAAGGCATCGAGGAAGTATCTGATGTCATTATTGCATATTTCTCAACAGAAAAAGACATCGAGCACATTCGTAGAAAATGTCAAAAGCAACTGGAATTTGCCAATCAAGCTCTTGCAATCAATGAAGGTTTTAACATTCAAATTGATAAAGTGTATCCGGAAGATTGGCAGGAAAACTGGAAAGAATTTTTTAAGTCCATCATTATTGGCTCACGAATGGTAATCACACCTTCCTGGGAGACCATTCAACCGAAACCAGGGCAGATCGTCATCACTATCGATCCTCAACAAGCCTTTGGTACCGGCGGTCACGAGACTACCAGGTTAATGCTGAACGCAATGCTGGAGTTCCTAAGGCCGGGCATGCGGGTTTTGGATGCAGGTACAGGTTCCGGCATTTTAGCTATCGCAGCTGCAAAACTAGGCGCTTCATTCACAACAGGTTTTGACATTGACGAGGTTGCGGTTCAAACAGCAAAAACCAATGCGGTACTGAATGAAGTTAAAAGCATTCTATTTTTTGTGAGCGATCAGGCTAATTTTAAAATCGGAATGAAAACGTTCGATTTGATACTTGCCAATATGCTTTCCAGCAAATTACTGTTATTAATTCCGCAATTAGTACCTTTTCTAGAACCCAATAGAGGCCGGTTTATTCTATCGGGTTTTCTTATTGAAGAAAAGACAGAAGTGACTGGAATTTTAAAGCAGAATGGGCTTTTAGTGATTCAGGGAAAAAGTAAAAATGAATGGCTCTCGTTCATTTGCCGAGTAGAAAAATAA